A stretch of the Oceanicola sp. D3 genome encodes the following:
- the phnL gene encoding phosphonate C-P lyase system protein PhnL codes for MIEIRNVSKSFTLHNQGGASIEVMRGASLSVAPGECVALTGQSGAGKSTLMRMIWGNYLAASGSIRVGRTDVARAEPREILALRRETLGYVSQFLRVVPRVPTREVVAEPLLALGRPGDEALKRAEELLTRLNIPRTLWGLSPTTFSGGEQQRVNIARGFAHGFPALLLDEPTASLDATNREVVLTLIEEAKARGAAIVGIFHDEEARDRVCDRVVDVTGFTPARVA; via the coding sequence ATGATTGAAATCAGGAACGTTTCCAAGAGCTTCACCCTGCACAATCAGGGCGGCGCGAGCATTGAGGTGATGCGGGGGGCCTCGCTTTCGGTCGCGCCGGGCGAATGCGTGGCGCTGACCGGGCAGTCGGGGGCGGGCAAGTCCACGCTGATGCGGATGATCTGGGGCAATTACCTTGCGGCTTCGGGCTCGATCCGGGTGGGCCGCACCGATGTGGCGCGGGCCGAGCCGCGTGAGATCCTTGCGCTACGGCGAGAGACGCTTGGATATGTCAGCCAGTTCCTGCGCGTTGTGCCCCGGGTGCCCACCCGCGAGGTGGTGGCCGAGCCGTTGCTGGCACTGGGGCGTCCGGGCGATGAGGCCCTGAAGAGGGCCGAAGAGCTGCTGACCCGGCTTAACATTCCGCGCACGCTTTGGGGGCTGTCGCCCACCACCTTCTCGGGCGGAGAGCAGCAGCGGGTGAATATTGCGCGCGGCTTTGCCCACGGGTTTCCGGCGCTTTTGCTGGATGAGCCGACCGCCTCGCTCGATGCCACCAACCGCGAGGTGGTGCTGACCCTGATCGAGGAGGCCAAGGCGCGGGGCGCGGCGATCGTGGGGATCTTCCACGATGAGGAGGCGCGCGACCGGGTTTGCGACCGGGTGGTTGACGTGACCGGCTTTACCCCGGCGAGGGTGGCATGA
- the phnN gene encoding phosphonate metabolism protein/1,5-bisphosphokinase (PRPP-forming) PhnN, whose translation MSGRIFAVVGPSGAGKDTLMAAAQAARPGIHLVRRVVTRAVGAGEDHRPVSEDSFRQLRAEGGFALSWSAHGLSYGIPRAAAERVAQGDCVLFNGSRAMLEAATAAFPGLRVLHITASEATLRARLMARGRETIAQIEARLARADLPLPAGLDVTTIDNSGPLEESVAKLLTALDFKETTP comes from the coding sequence ATGAGCGGGCGCATCTTTGCCGTTGTCGGCCCATCCGGTGCGGGCAAGGATACGCTGATGGCGGCGGCCCAAGCTGCTCGCCCGGGCATTCATCTTGTGCGCCGTGTCGTCACCCGGGCGGTGGGGGCGGGCGAGGATCACCGACCCGTCAGTGAAGACAGTTTTCGCCAGCTTCGCGCCGAGGGGGGCTTTGCGCTGAGCTGGTCGGCCCACGGCCTCTCTTACGGCATCCCGCGCGCGGCAGCAGAGCGCGTGGCGCAGGGTGATTGCGTGTTGTTCAACGGCTCCCGCGCCATGCTGGAGGCCGCTACCGCTGCTTTTCCGGGCCTGCGCGTGCTCCACATTACGGCCAGTGAGGCCACGCTGCGCGCCCGGCTCATGGCCCGTGGCCGCGAGACCATCGCCCAGATCGAGGCGCGGCTGGCGCGCGCCGATCTGCCACTTCCCGCCGGGCTCGATGTGACGACCATCGACAATTCCGGCCCGCTGGAGGAGTCTGTTGCCAAGCTCCTCACCGCGCTCGACTTCAAGGAGACAACCCCGTGA
- a CDS encoding alpha-D-ribose 1-methylphosphonate 5-triphosphate diphosphatase, producing MDMPAPADTVLTNARLVLDGEVVEGHVRMQGAEIVDVAAGPVRGEDMGGDLLIPGLIELHTDNLERHIQPRPGVDWPHDAAILAHDGELASVGITTVFDAMRVGSVPSEHGGYEPYARGLASELMALRGAGALRISHFLHLRAEVCSATLAEELEAFGPEDRVGIVSLMDHTPGQRQFRDMSKLKAYVKGKRSLTEVQWEEHVANLRALRAAHGEKHEAATVKAAGRFGAVLASHDDTTEAHVATSAGYGIRLAEFPTTEEAAQACKAHGIAVMMGAPNLIRGGSHSGNVAAQALAEADLLDIVSSDYVPSALLTSAFRLARLWDDLPRAIACVTATPARATGLADRGRIAPGLKADLVRVTMLGDTPVIRAVWSHGRRVA from the coding sequence ATGGATATGCCCGCCCCTGCAGACACCGTGCTTACAAACGCCCGCCTCGTGCTGGATGGCGAGGTGGTGGAGGGGCATGTGCGGATGCAGGGTGCCGAGATTGTCGATGTGGCTGCCGGCCCGGTGCGGGGCGAGGATATGGGTGGGGATTTGCTGATCCCCGGCCTGATCGAGTTGCACACCGACAACCTTGAGCGCCACATCCAGCCCCGCCCCGGTGTGGACTGGCCCCATGACGCTGCCATCCTCGCCCATGACGGCGAATTGGCCAGCGTTGGCATAACCACGGTGTTCGACGCCATGCGCGTGGGCTCCGTGCCCAGCGAGCACGGCGGCTACGAGCCCTATGCCCGAGGGCTGGCCTCGGAGCTGATGGCGCTGCGCGGTGCGGGGGCGCTGAGGATAAGCCATTTTTTGCACCTTCGGGCCGAGGTCTGCTCGGCCACGCTGGCCGAGGAGTTGGAGGCTTTTGGCCCAGAGGATCGGGTGGGCATTGTCAGCCTGATGGATCACACGCCGGGGCAGCGGCAGTTTCGCGATATGAGCAAGCTGAAGGCCTATGTGAAGGGCAAGCGCAGCCTAACCGAAGTGCAGTGGGAGGAGCATGTGGCCAACCTCAGGGCGCTGCGTGCGGCCCATGGCGAGAAGCATGAGGCAGCCACGGTAAAAGCGGCCGGGCGATTTGGGGCGGTGCTGGCCAGCCATGACGACACCACCGAGGCTCATGTGGCGACCTCGGCGGGCTATGGCATTCGGCTGGCGGAGTTTCCGACCACGGAAGAGGCGGCGCAGGCCTGCAAGGCCCACGGCATTGCGGTGATGATGGGCGCACCCAACCTCATCCGGGGCGGCTCGCACTCCGGCAACGTGGCGGCGCAGGCGCTGGCGGAGGCCGACTTGCTTGATATCGTTTCGTCCGATTACGTGCCCTCGGCTCTGCTGACCTCTGCCTTCCGTCTTGCGCGGCTGTGGGACGATCTGCCTCGCGCCATCGCCTGTGTCACCGCCACCCCGGCACGCGCCACCGGGCTGGCCGACAGGGGCAGGATCGCGCCGGGGCTGAAGGCCGATTTGGTGCGGGTGACCATGCTGGGCGACACGCCGGTGATCCGCGCGGTCTGGAGCCACGGACGCCGCGTGGCTTGA